The genomic DNA GGGTTCCGGAACTTTTTGCCGAGGGCTTGATTTTTTGCCCACTTTTTTATCAAGAAAAAAGTGGAATAAAATTCATTATTAACCAGTGACGTGAATAGATACAAAAAATGAACCGATCTGTTGAAAAACAGATCGGTTCAAGGCTAAAATTTTACTAAAGTGTAAAATGGTAAAATACCACTAACACCTTAATTTTGAGGGAGTATCAAATTATGGCTATCTGTTTAGTTTGTTACTGACACTTTATCAGCATTTGCAAGCTCTGCCTCATGTTTTTCTTCAGCGGCTGCTTTTAATTTTCCTAAAGTGCGAACAGCTAGCAACCAAAGTATAATCACAGCTATAATGATTAGCAGAATGGGCGTGCGAATATTGGCGATATCACCACCACCTAGTAAGGTAGACATGCTGGTAAGCAACACAGATGCTAAACTCTTACCTAAACGAGAGCCTACGCCGTCTACAGCTGCTTTTCCACGTACTTTGGTTTCTTCATCTAGTGGAATATAAACTGCTTCCTTGGTTGGATCAAAAAGGACATATTTAACTGATTTAATCAAAACTACATTGTAAAGTCCTACTTGAACAGCAAGGTACAAGGCAGTAAGGTTAAAACCCTTTAAAAAGTTATCTAAAGCATCACCAAATCGAAGGAAAGTGAAAAATAAAACCGTCATCACCAATGCTGTTACCGGTGTGGTAGATGCAGCAAAACGCCATCCTCTTTTTTGCATCGGCGTGGCAAGAAACAGTGTTACCAAAATAGAGATGATACCTACGGCAATTTGCTGTTCTGCATAGATTTTTGCATACATGGCATTGTCTCCAGTGAATTTCACATACTGTTGAATTTGTGCTTTTTGCACTGCTTCAAAAAGCGCAATCACTAACCCGTAACCGATTACCAGTATAGAAAGCAACATTAGATACCTAGAGCCAGCTAGGAACTTCATGGAATCCATGAAAGACATTTTTACCTTTACTTTTTTAGGCTTTTGCTGAATTTGATAGTAGGCCGGATTGGCTTTTATATCTGAAGTAAAATAATTATATACCACCAGAATCAAAACAATAGCTACCACCACAAACTTTAATCCTTGATCAAAGTTTTTACCCACACTTTCTAGCTTTAAAATGAATCCAGCTAAGATGCTTCCAACGGCAGCAAACATACTTAAGAAGCTATAAAATCTTTTAGCCTGATTTACAGAAGTAATCTCATTTACAAAGGTCCAAAATAGCACACTTAATGCAAAAGTACCCCAAGCCTCAGCATGAATATAGAAGAGGGAGATAGGCCAATGGCAAATTGCCCCCCACAGTCCTACAAGGCTTGGAAACTTTGCTTCAAGCATTTGTGAGAGTGTATTGAGCTGCAATAGTTCTTTTTGTGGCAGTAAAAAAAACAGTGAAAGGGCAAAAAAAGCAAGAAAGTAAATCATCACTGCATTGAACCTGCCATCCCTTCCTGTAGAAAGACTCACTTTGCTATAAAGAATGGTAAAGAAAATCATACTGGGTGTAATCGCCACTGCTTTTAACCAGTAAATAGCTGTAGCGTTTACTTCCTTAAGGATATTCATATCTTTAAGGGAGCGTGTAAGCGCATAGCAGAAAGATATGAGAATAAATATAAAAGCCATTGGTAAAAATTTACGTAGCTCACTTTTG from Cardinium endosymbiont of Philonthus spinipes includes the following:
- a CDS encoding Npt1/Npt2 family nucleotide transporter; protein product: MSTKKEFGNMRGRLFPIHKSELRKFLPMAFIFILISFCYALTRSLKDMNILKEVNATAIYWLKAVAITPSMIFFTILYSKVSLSTGRDGRFNAVMIYFLAFFALSLFFLLPQKELLQLNTLSQMLEAKFPSLVGLWGAICHWPISLFYIHAEAWGTFALSVLFWTFVNEITSVNQAKRFYSFLSMFAAVGSILAGFILKLESVGKNFDQGLKFVVVAIVLILVVYNYFTSDIKANPAYYQIQQKPKKVKVKMSFMDSMKFLAGSRYLMLLSILVIGYGLVIALFEAVQKAQIQQYVKFTGDNAMYAKIYAEQQIAVGIISILVTLFLATPMQKRGWRFAASTTPVTALVMTVLFFTFLRFGDALDNFLKGFNLTALYLAVQVGLYNVVLIKSVKYVLFDPTKEAVYIPLDEETKVRGKAAVDGVGSRLGKSLASVLLTSMSTLLGGGDIANIRTPILLIIIAVIILWLLAVRTLGKLKAAAEEKHEAELANADKVSVTN